From a region of the Chitinophaga caseinilytica genome:
- a CDS encoding sensor histidine kinase encodes MLMDKTSRFFISEWKRILTLFSIALVWNIITFLFIYTLDPDLTANAYERFGGTWITIFRSVVEFTITYYVLIFLAWLPGLQDNRWGRFVAVVAILFAVKFGYSMLYEYAKTVYEVNGRSDKVTKFMTANKMFVFSLTQIFTYLFNLAITFVVAVFMHFSRREKLQKELEKQKMDAELSAIKYQINPHFLFNSLSFIYSKTVPLSEEVSNAVLLLSDIMRYALGKEEDAEGKVALTKEITHMKNVIGINQMRFNNKLSIQYSEQLENPGARIAPLILITLVENAFKHGDLLDPANPLVVRTEADDQRIRFYIGNKKKQGPKELSTSIGLNNVRQRLQLTYQGNYSFTINETEHFYTAELIIQLHKK; translated from the coding sequence ATGTTAATGGACAAAACCAGCCGATTTTTTATAAGTGAATGGAAAAGGATCCTGACGCTGTTCTCCATCGCCCTCGTCTGGAACATCATCACCTTCCTTTTCATTTACACCCTCGACCCCGACCTCACGGCGAACGCATACGAACGCTTCGGGGGCACGTGGATCACCATTTTCCGGTCGGTCGTAGAGTTCACCATTACTTACTATGTGCTTATTTTCCTCGCCTGGCTGCCGGGCTTGCAGGATAACCGGTGGGGGCGCTTCGTGGCGGTGGTCGCCATCCTCTTTGCCGTTAAATTCGGGTATTCCATGCTCTACGAATACGCCAAAACGGTGTATGAAGTGAATGGCCGGTCGGACAAAGTGACCAAATTCATGACGGCCAACAAAATGTTCGTTTTTTCCCTCACGCAGATATTCACCTACCTGTTCAACCTCGCCATTACCTTCGTGGTGGCCGTTTTCATGCATTTCAGCCGTCGGGAGAAATTGCAGAAGGAACTGGAAAAGCAGAAGATGGACGCGGAGCTCAGCGCCATCAAGTACCAGATCAACCCGCATTTCCTGTTCAATTCGCTGAGTTTTATTTATAGCAAAACGGTGCCCCTCAGCGAGGAGGTATCCAACGCCGTACTGCTGCTTTCGGACATTATGCGGTATGCTTTGGGGAAGGAAGAAGACGCCGAGGGAAAGGTAGCCCTTACCAAGGAGATCACCCATATGAAAAACGTGATCGGCATCAACCAGATGCGGTTCAACAACAAGCTCAGCATTCAATACAGCGAGCAACTCGAAAATCCCGGTGCGCGCATCGCCCCGCTCATCCTCATCACCCTCGTGGAAAACGCGTTCAAGCACGGCGACCTCCTCGACCCCGCCAACCCCCTCGTTGTCCGCACCGAAGCAGACGACCAGCGCATCCGGTTTTATATCGGCAACAAAAAGAAACAGGGGCCCAAGGAGCTTTCCACCAGCATCGGCCTCAACAACGTGCGCCAGCGGCTGCAATTGACGTACCAGGGAAACTACAGCTTCACCATCAACGAAACGGAACATTTCTATACCGCCGAACTGATCATTCAACTGCATAAAAAATGA
- a CDS encoding LytTR family DNA-binding domain-containing protein, giving the protein MINCIIIDDEQHAIDLLTHHIRQTPFLNLLYSTTDPLEGLQVLHQHKVDLIFLDVQMPSMTGIDFIKAINGKCKVILTTAYSEYAMEGFENEVVDYLLKPISFARFIKGAQRALTLIQPATPPVKEDSDFIFVKTEQKGKLIKINIRDIIFIEGLKNYVKIHIRNGEKIIALLNMKDLEERLPAADFVRTHKSFLLATGSIRMIEGNTVHLDNTDEKVPVGDTYRETFMNLMKDKIMTNKK; this is encoded by the coding sequence ATGATTAACTGCATTATCATCGACGACGAGCAGCACGCCATCGACCTGCTGACGCATCACATCCGCCAAACGCCTTTCCTCAACCTCCTCTATTCCACCACCGACCCGCTGGAAGGCTTGCAGGTATTGCATCAGCACAAAGTAGACCTTATTTTCCTGGACGTTCAGATGCCCTCCATGACGGGGATCGATTTCATCAAGGCCATCAACGGCAAATGCAAAGTGATCCTCACCACCGCCTACAGTGAATATGCCATGGAAGGTTTCGAGAACGAAGTAGTGGATTACCTCCTGAAGCCCATCTCCTTCGCGCGGTTCATCAAAGGCGCCCAGCGGGCATTGACCCTCATCCAGCCCGCAACACCGCCCGTTAAAGAAGACAGCGATTTCATTTTCGTGAAAACCGAACAAAAAGGAAAACTTATCAAGATCAATATCCGCGATATAATTTTCATCGAAGGATTGAAAAACTACGTGAAGATCCACATCCGGAACGGCGAAAAGATCATCGCCCTGCTGAACATGAAAGACCTGGAAGAACGGCTTCCCGCCGCCGATTTCGTGCGCACCCACAAATCGTTCCTCCTCGCCACCGGCTCCATCCGGATGATCGAAGGGAACACTGTCCACCTCGACAATACCGACGAAAAAGTGCCCGTAGGCGACACCTACCGCGAAACGTTCATGAACCTCATGAAAGACAAAATCATGACCAACAAGAAATAA
- a CDS encoding DUF92 domain-containing protein, translating into MLEYLLVILALGAGAAAAFRLGKLTPPATVAAWFTGIIVFTGAGYLGLGMLIAFFAMGTLATAHGKSRKALTGEAQQRRNAGQVFANGGAAALICLLIVAAPSAGIPYPLMLAATMASAAADTVSSELGTLYGRRFYNILTFGKDENGRDGVVSREGTLFGIAASAVIGCIFVLFTGSWTGFWIVVVAGTMGNFADSVLGATLERNGVIKNDAVNFLNTVAAALAAWGLWAIAA; encoded by the coding sequence ATGCTCGAATACCTCCTTGTTATCCTCGCCCTGGGCGCCGGCGCCGCGGCTGCTTTCCGCCTCGGGAAACTGACCCCGCCTGCCACGGTCGCAGCCTGGTTCACGGGGATCATCGTATTCACCGGCGCCGGTTACCTCGGCCTGGGCATGCTGATCGCTTTCTTTGCGATGGGCACCCTCGCCACGGCGCACGGCAAATCCCGCAAGGCGCTCACGGGAGAAGCCCAGCAACGCCGGAACGCCGGACAGGTATTCGCCAACGGCGGCGCGGCGGCACTCATATGTTTGCTGATCGTGGCCGCACCATCCGCCGGCATTCCTTACCCGCTCATGTTGGCCGCCACCATGGCTTCCGCAGCGGCGGACACGGTATCTTCCGAGCTGGGAACGCTGTATGGACGGCGGTTCTATAATATCCTGACTTTCGGGAAAGACGAAAATGGGCGCGATGGCGTGGTCAGCCGCGAAGGAACGCTTTTCGGCATCGCCGCGTCGGCAGTGATCGGATGTATCTTCGTATTGTTTACCGGCTCGTGGACCGGCTTTTGGATCGTTGTAGTCGCCGGAACAATGGGTAACTTCGCGGATTCCGTGCTGGGAGCAACGCTGGAAAGGAATGGCGTGATCAAAAACGACGCCGTCAATTTTCTCAACACCGTCGCGGCTGCATTGGCGGCCTGGGGATTGTGGGCGATCGCAGCTTAG
- a CDS encoding erythromycin esterase family protein — MAAGISPGEKVKLAGCDDSFREVTPNLLQERLSKYNNTLLNELLADYALRGSMRAPQYYALPGKQRVVNSGKYNGAYDYFAETYSVVDRIDSIYRTLPEKDELAEDLIFHARSTFAMAPAALRDVYMSRDSLMAARINHYAKRAGAKVIVWAHNAHVAKKPVIEDIGRMGQELQIAHSGQFINIGLNSGDGSSYSYIKVRNINADHNFRDPIFQKELLPLKADSWNAAMQAYTKQSVLFDFSRAKPADKSAFETPKPYRFVGYGIEKSEDDSYFKSAPALLYDLVVFIPVTQHTKPIF, encoded by the coding sequence ATGGCTGCAGGCATCTCCCCAGGGGAAAAAGTGAAGCTGGCCGGCTGCGACGACAGCTTCCGGGAAGTGACGCCGAACCTGCTGCAGGAGCGCCTGTCGAAATACAACAACACACTGCTCAACGAGCTCCTGGCCGATTACGCACTGCGCGGCAGCATGCGGGCTCCCCAGTATTATGCCCTCCCCGGTAAGCAACGCGTGGTGAATTCCGGCAAATACAACGGGGCTTACGACTATTTCGCGGAAACATATAGCGTTGTGGACAGGATCGACAGCATTTACCGCACCCTTCCGGAAAAAGACGAGCTGGCGGAAGACCTCATCTTCCACGCCCGAAGCACCTTCGCCATGGCGCCCGCTGCGCTGCGCGACGTGTATATGTCCAGGGATTCGCTCATGGCGGCCCGGATCAACCATTACGCGAAAAGAGCCGGCGCCAAAGTGATCGTTTGGGCGCATAACGCGCATGTCGCTAAAAAACCGGTGATCGAAGATATCGGGCGGATGGGCCAGGAGCTCCAGATCGCCCATTCCGGCCAGTTCATCAACATCGGCCTGAACTCGGGCGACGGCAGTAGCTATTCCTACATTAAAGTCCGCAACATCAACGCAGACCACAACTTCCGCGACCCCATCTTCCAAAAAGAGCTCCTGCCGCTGAAAGCAGACTCCTGGAACGCGGCGATGCAGGCGTATACGAAGCAAAGCGTGTTGTTCGATTTCAGCCGGGCGAAACCGGCAGACAAATCCGCTTTCGAAACACCGAAACCCTATCGTTTCGTAGGCTACGGCATAGAAAAAAGCGAGGACGATTCCTACTTCAAATCGGCGCCGGCGCTGCTGTACGACCTGGTGGTATTTATTCCCGTCACCCAACATACTAAACCGATATTCTGA